The DNA region TCAAAACTCCAAACAACAATAGTGGCCGTTTATATCCGATCAAACTCACAATGCTCGCTAAAACACCGAGACCGTGAGTGAAGGGATTCTTCTTGTGCTTGTTTGGGACGTCGTATCTAACGGTAATTGGGACCTCCATGAGCCTGATCCCTCTCTCACTCGCCTTGACAATCATGTCCGTCTCTATTGAATAGCCGTTGCTATTTAAGTCTAATTTCTCTAGGGCTTTTCTGTTCATAGCCCTAAAGCCGCTTTGCGAATCGACATCAATGTTTGAAGCAACTTTGGTGCTCTTATTTAGCACCCACAAACCAAGCCTTCTATACAAAGGAATCTCCTTTTTGCTCCCGTTCAAATACCTTGAGCCTATTACTAGGTCGACCTCTCCTTTGGTTATTGGATCTAACAAAAGAGGAATCTCATCCGGATTGTGCTGACCGTCAGCGTCCATTGTAACAATAGCATCATATTCTCTGCTCAGGGCATATTCAAAGGCTGTCTTTAAGGCCCTTCCTTTACCGAGGTTAGTTTTATGTCGTATAACAAGAGCCCCAGCCTCTTTTGCGATCTCAGAGGTTCTATCATTAGAACCATCATCAACCACCAGAACATCTCCATATTTTCTAGCTAAAGCAACAACCGACCCGATCGTTAACTCTTCATTGTAAGCGGGGATCACTATGAGGGTTTTCATGAGTATTCACCTTCTCCCTACCTGCCTATGATTCACTCTCGGTTCGAAATTTAATCCCTTACTCATTTAAATGTTTTCTTATTATATGAGAAATTTTAATAATGACTTTGATAATAATTATCTAAAAAATTGCACTAAATGTGACTATTCGTAACTAACATCAGGTGAGAGATATAATCCAGTTCAACTCCTCCGGAATATTCCTCTATCAACTATTTTTCTTCCCAGGGCATAGGCGTACCTTATGACTGTCCCGTTAACTTCCTCGGGTAGTTCAAATTCTTCCATACCCTTCACATTGTACCATTTTTTGAAAACCAGAGTCCCATTATCAAGGAAGCCCCATATTCCTACCCCGGTTCCCGTCGCATTTTCAAATCTGAGGATAACTTTTTCACCATCTTTTTCCACTTTAACGTTAGGATGTTTAAGCTTCAGGATTTTTACAACTCCTCCGTCGGAGTAGACTACCTCATAAGGTTCTTCCGGCCTTATGAAAAGCCTTGCTAGGGTTGTGTTAAAGGCTTCTTCGTTCATAAATATTGCATATTTATAATCGAGGTTGATGTAAAGGTATGTGTTCGTATTTGAGATTGAAAGGTTTGGCTTTACCACTTGTCCCTTATATTCCACGTAAAGTTCTTTTGGTGCTATTGCTTGTCCTTTAAGGTTAACAACTACATTCCATGTCTTTCCTGGCTTTGCCGTTATCCTGTAGTTCTCCCTTTGAAACACCAGCGCTCCAATCGTAGATGTAAGTGGTAAGACTATGAGGCCATATTTTTCGGTTATGTTGTATTTTGGATGCCTGTTCGCTGTTTCAACTATAGCTCCAAACTTTAGGAAGTTGTAATAACTCACAACAACGTAATCAACTCCCAAGCCCATTGCCCAATTTTCATCGAGTTTTCCTAGATAGTACAGAGCCACTGCGGAATTTGGACTTCCCTGGGCAATTGGCGACCTCCTCGCATAGTAAGTTACAAAGTGTCCATAGTCCCACCAAGCCATTACGATATCGTTCTCATTCGAGTTCTCCCCAAGCCAGGTCAAAGCCCTTTCCCAATGCTCATTCATGTAAGGAGTTAGGGAATATGTTTCATTTATTGCGAAAGCACCATTAACCGCTGGAAGAAGAACCAACAGTCCAACTCCCAATGCTTGGAGTTTTCTTTCGTTTAGCTGGGGTTTTAAGATCTCATAAAGTTCTACAACTCCAATTCCGGCCATTAGTGCTATCGCCATTGATCCTATGAACAGGAACCTTGTCCATGTTTTGATCATGTAGAGACTTGGGAGGATAAGGCCCAAAACCAGGAAATCGCTTATGCTTGTTCTGTTGGGATAAAACCTCAAAAAGAAAAGCGGGATTAAGAATAGGGAAATTGAAAACGCTTTCCATAGATCGTTGAAACTTGAAGGCTGAGTTTCTTGGATTGGGGCTTCTTTGAAAATCCCAAATCCTGTGGAGAGGTCTTTTAAAGCCTCAAAGCGGTAGAAGAGTACAAATATTCCCAAAACTGCCAGCCCAATTAAAACTCCAATCCTAACTTTTTTATCTCTAACAAACTTGCTGAGAAGGAAGAGTAAAGCTATGAAAGCTATACTCAGTGGAACCAGATACTTAACGTGAACCAGAAGATATGCATCTTTTATTGTATCAAACTCCAGTAAAAGTTTCTCAGCAACCCTTTTGCCCATCTGATCATGCCCGAGCATCCCATATCCAAATTTCCCACCGAGGTAGTTGGCTATAAATGCCCCCAAAACCGTTGAAAGGGCCAAAGCTAAGGCATCAAGAAGGTTTTCTTTTTCATCTAAGATAAATGTCCCTGCAGCCAAAAAGACTGCATTTGCCAGCAAAAATATGAAGATTGGATAGTAAGCCTGCCAGAAAATCGATGCAAGCCCGCTGGCCATGGTGGGTACTATATAAAACATGAGCCTCTTATTTCCAAATTTTTCCTTCATGTAGAGGGCATACCCAATGCCGAACAAAGCTACGCTGTACCAGAAGAGCATGTAGTTGTCTCCTCTGTAGTAGTTGGCCATTGATCTGAACACATGCCCAAAGCTTAATGCAAGAAAAAGAGAAGCGAAAAACGCTTTCTTCTCATCGTAAAGTTTTAAAAGCGCAAGATAAAAGAAGATTACAGTTAAAGCCCCAAAAATCACCGGGGTTATTCTAAAAGCATTGTAGAGGGAAACCCCAAAAATTTTCAAAAACTTATACACGTAAGCCGGAGCCAAATACAAGCCAATGGGATGGGCAATTTTAGCACCCCAAGGGCCACCAGCAATCGTTAAAAAGTTGAACCACTCTCCGGCTTTAAGGGCCTCTTCAATGTAAGCTAGGTGAAAGTAAGGATCATAGCCGAGCATATATTCATGCCTCAAAGGGATTAACCTTAAAATAAGGGTGATTACAGTTAGTACTGGTAAAGCAACCCTAGGTTTAAAAAGATCTTCAAACTTCATCCCCGCCCCACCAGCTCATATTTTTCCTTATTCACTTAAATATTTTTGTGAGAATCTTTTAGCTCAACTTTCTTAACATCTTCCCTCAGGCTCACCAGTAAGAACAGCAAGGCAAGCCCGGCCACCACAGCAACCTGATTCTCAGCTGTATGGAGGTACCCATACCTCACCTTCACAAGGGTCATCAAACCTATGATAATCAACACAAATAAAAAGACTCTAATATCTAAGAATATTTCCAGCCTTGGCCTGTCCAGCTTATAACTCTCCTTAAACTCACTCCCGATCAAAATCTCCCTAAAAACCATCAGCGCCGGAGAGGGCCCCAAGCAGAAGGGCCTTCAGGGCCTCAAAAGATAGAATGTCCTTAACAAAAACGTCACCAATTAAGGCAACCCCATAGAAGAAGTAGGCAATAAGGCCCAAATCCTTGTTCTTCCTTGCGAGCAAATACACTAAAGGTATCAAAACAATGGCCTTGCTCCTCAATACCAGTCCAGTGATTATCGCTATTATCCCCCAGATCATTCTTTTGCTCCTCCCACCAATTCTACTCTCTTTCATAATATATGTTTTTGCTAATTTCGAGAGCATTAATATGGAATTAGGGCTCTGAAGAAAAAATCTGGTCGATAAGCTTTTATGTTTTTTCTGGTTATTATCATATGGTGAGCATAATGAGTGAGGTTTCAGTTTCTATCCCTCAAGATCTGATAAGAATATTAAAGATTAGTGAGAGAGACCTTCCTCGAATGGTTAGGTTGTATTTGGTCATAGAACTTTATCGTGAGGGAAAGATTAGCCTGGGCAAGGCCGCGGAGATAGCTGGGATCACTAGGTGGGAGATGATGGAGGTCCTATCATCAAAGGGAGTACCCCTTCAATACGACGAAGATGACTTGAAAGAAGATATTGATACGCTGGAGAGAGTACTATGATGGTGGTCTCTGATTCAGGACCGCTAATAGCACTGGCCAAGATCGGAAAACTAAGTATTCTGAAAGACCTTTTTGGTGAGCTGGTGATTTCAACACCTCTGTTGCTGTAAACTATAAGGCCCACCATGTAGTTCTTCTTCAGGAGCACCGTTGCCAAATGCAGAAGCAAAGATACGATACACATCCGTTCTAGTTATCCGCTACGATGGCTTCTCTACCTTAACATCTCCACCTTTTTGACATCTCTCGTTAGGAAAGCAACTGCCAGGGTGAACAGTGCAAAACTTCCAAAAACCACGGTTTGCCCTGATGGTCCTAATCCAGAGAGACTATTCTTAAACATTATAAAGACCAGCATAACCCCGAAGACTGGAACTCCTACTCTCAAACTCGGTTTCATCATAAGAAAATAGAGAAGCCCGGCGGCCAAGAAGCCTTCTGGAATTAGGAGGCCCAAAAGAATAATGAGAATGGGAATTATCTCCAATTTGTTTATTCTTATCTCTCTTCTCAAGACGTCATCAAGAAGTAGAATCCCAGAAAAGGCAAAAATTAATGCATTTATAAGCTCTCCATAAGCGTAAACGTCCCCACTTACTACTTTTGAGCTGGAGTAGATAATGTAGAGGAAATATGCAATCAAGCCGGCATCTCTATTTTTTAATGAAATAATGAAGACAGCTGGTGCAATGAGCATAATATACTCTCTGAGAATCAATCCTCCCATTATAGATGCAATCACTCCTATCATTCACACCACCTTCGCTATCTCCCTTATGTAATCACTCGGACCGAGGTCTATCGTGGGGACAAGAGCATTGAACTTCTTCAATACTTTTTCTCTTTCTAAATAAGCTCTGTAGAGTCTTTTCAGGGTTTCTCTATCAAGTTCTCCTCCATAAAACAACACCGGATTTGGAGAAAGCAACAAAACCTTATGGTTCCACTTTGCCTGTGCTATCGCTTTGTATAAATCGGAGGGGTTGTTGAGATCGCTTATGAATATCAAAAATGAAGGCTGTTTTATGAGGGAAATGCCTTCAAATATTCCTTTACTTCCTCTTCTTCCTTTCTTAAGGGGAAGAACTTTACTTAGAAAACTTCTTCCCTTTCTACTCAGCTTGACCTCTAACTTGGCCCTCAGGCTCATAATTCCCCTCTTCCATCTCAGGTTTAGCTTTCTCCTCATATTCTCCAGATGTGCCATTGACTTCGCTGCTTTGATGAAGTCCGCCTTATCCTCGTCGTAAATCACCATCCCTACACGATAGTTTTTAATGAGGGTTGTGGCAAGCTGTAAAGCCAGTGTTGATGCATAATCCACTTTTGCCATTTTGATTCCCTTTCTCATCTCGCTTGTGTTGTCAACAAAAATGTAAACATCAGCATCGCTCTCCTTGAGCATCTCCCTTATTATCAGCTCTCCCAATCTCATACTCGCCTTCCAGTCGATCCTCTTGAAGTCATCGCCATGCTGATACTCCCTAAGATCCTTTATCTCTATTCCCTCAGTTCCGACAAACTGGCTCTTCCTATAGAGCTCCGCTAACCTCATGTTGTAATCTGCTCTGGCGGCCTCCTTTATGCTCTCGACTGATGGATATATGTTAATCCTTTCCTCACTTCCAATTTCTAGCTCTTCAAAGTACAGGCCACGTTCATCCTCAGCTATGACTTTTACAGGCCTTAATAAAAACTCGCCCTTATATTTTGGTTTTATATAATAAGTAAAGTCCCTTGATTTCCCACGTTCTATGAGGGAAGGTGAAATGCCTGAGACTTCAAAATCTTCCGTTGATTCGATAATTTTCACAATAGCATTCTCGCCTTTGTTTTCTAACTTGATCTCTATCTCTCCAATTTTGTCTTCCTCAATGTTAGTGTTTTTGACAATTCTTTCTCCTCTAATATCAAAATCTACCTTAGATCGGAGCATGAATAGGTAGATGGTTAGAGAGAAACCTAAAAGGGCAGGGGCTATGTTATCTCCAAGGTACCCCTCGAGGACCAGTAAGAGTGAGAGAATCACGATGAGATCTTCTCTCTTCATAGATATTACACCGGCACCTCAGTCTCTTCAAGGACTTCCCTTATTATCTCTTTAGTATTGGTACCTTCCAGCTCATACTCGGCCTTTAAGAGCAATCTATGTGACAGAACTGCTGGAGCAACTTTCTTCACATCATCTGGGATAACATAGTCCCTGCCATCTAGGAATGCTGAGGCTTTGGCGGCATAGAGAAGATGCTCACCGGCCCTTGGGGAAGCTCCAAAGAGGAGTCGTTCGTCACTTCTTGTCTTTGAAACTATTGCATATATGTATTCTATTATCTCATCACTTGCGTTCACTTCCTTTACTTTCTTCATCAACTCCAGCAATTCTTCATGTGTTATTATCGGGTTGACTTCCCAAAACTCGCCTTTACTTTTCCTTTTAAGGAGTCTTATTTCTTCGTCCTTATCAGGAAAACCGACTTCTATTTTGAGCATAAATCTGTCGAGTTGTGCTTCCGGTAGGATGTAGACTCCTTCATGCTCCAGAGGATTCATGGTTGCTATGACCAAAAATGGCTCCGGGAGTTTGTGAGTCACACCTTCTATTGTCACCTGCCTTTCCTGCATTGCCTCCAACAAAGCTGACTGGGTTTTTGGCTGGGCCCTGTTTATTTCATCCGCTAGAATAACGTTGGCAAAAATCGGACCGTGTTTTATTGTCCATTCACCGGTCTTTTGATCATAGTAGAAAATTCCTATTATGTCTGCAGGTAGCAAATCTGGAGTGAGCTGTATTCTAGAAAACCTCAACCCTATAGCGTTTGAAAACGCCTTGGCGATTGTGGTCTTGGCAACTCCTGGAATCCCCTCGATCAATACATGTCCTTCTGAGAGCAATGCAATAGTTAAAAGTTCTATAACGATCTCTTTACCAACAATGGCTTTACTGATCTCTTTTTTAAGCATTTCCATAAACTCTTTACCTTCCATGGTTACCACCTAGTTTTGACCCACTCTTAATTTCATTGATGATCTTGAGTACCAACTCCCTACTAAGCCCTTCCTTTTCAAGGCTTTTAATGATTTCCTCCAAGCTTTCCTTTTCCTCCTTAAAGAACCTAAAGAAAAGGCCCAAAATCTTCTCCAAAACCCTCAGCCAGAGGCCAGTTTCAACTATAAAAGCTATTATCGCCACAAAAAGAATGTAGTAAAACACCAGCTCCCTATTTAATGCTCTCCTTATGGTTATGGTTCCCGAGGAATAGGGGTTGAAGTCCCTGTGGTGGGCTTCATCTATAAAAAACGGGCCGCCTGTATAGTCCAGGAGGTTCTTTATGAACTCCTCGTTCTCCCTGAAGAGAGAGTTCGTGAATATATCCGGGTCTGAGATAAGTATTATCTCACCCTCCCCGTATTCAACTTCTTCAACAATCGCAAATGCCCCATAGCTGTTTCTGAAGATTGAGGAATTAGGGGTGTAAACGAGTGCATTCTCAGAATTTAGAATTACCGATGGGTTGTACATCACTATTCTTTCGACGTTCTTGGCGAGATCAGGATCAGCTATCTCAGCGGTTATCGGGTACTGGTAGTTCTTGGAGTAAATTGGTGTTATTAGCTCTCCCCTTCCGAATCTCTGTTCAACTCCCAGTCCTTCCAAAATCTCGTTGCCCGTTCCAAAGTCATCCGCTAAAATTAGGGTGTTTCCATTTTCGAGGAATCTCTTGAGCTCCCATATTTCTTCATTCGTGAAGTCCAGATTGGGCCCCACTATTATCAGAGTGCCCTTTCTCTCTCCGAGGCCCATTGACTCATAAGTGCTTAAAACTGGAACTATTTCTCCCTTCGAATATAAAAGCCTTCCAAAGCTCGAAACTCCGTTCCAATCGGTATTTAAAACGCTGTACTCTGCACTGCTCTTGAAGACCGGGACCGATAGGGGCATGATAATCATTGAAACCCCAACAATGAGCATTATTGCATAGAACACCCGGTTCATAGCTCCTCCCTCACGAAAACTTTGACTATTGCTGTTGCAGCGCTTCTCACTCCCTCAATAATATCTTTAACTCCCAACCTTTTCCTCCCGTAGACGGCCATTTCGTGAAGAAGCGTTACCCTCTTTAACTCCGAAACAAAACTCTCATTCTCAAGTCTTTTGAGGAGCTCTCTTGGTGTTATTGACTTTGGAAGGTTGTAAAGTTTTCTGAAGAAGTTATACAGGAAGCGGTAGGATTTTATCAAATCCGGCTTCTCTTCGCTCATTAAAATTTCTTCCCTTTCCTCTTTGGGTTTTATCTCCATGATTGAGGTCTTGGGCTTTCTTGTGAGGACCTTATAAGCTGCAAAACCCAAAACCAAAAATACAATGAAAATCAAGAACCTTTGAAGGTAATTGTATGGGACAGCTTGGATCTCTACAAGGTTAGAGATGCTCTCTGCAAACTCGTCATTCCCCGGGAATCTGACATATACTGCATGCTCCCCCCTCTCAAAACGCAGGGATAGCGTGAAGTTCCCCTTAGCAGTTATCGTTTTGGTGAATCTGTCATCAACGTATATCTCAAGAGGTATTTCATTTGATGTTCCATTAACATAACCGGGGATCTTAACTTCTTCATTCTCTTTAACTTCTCCTCCTTCAAAAAACAGCCTTATTGTAAGCCTCTTCTTGGAGGGGAAAAGTGTTAGCGTTGTTGTTGCTCCCTCATGCACATCATCTCCAAGAAAAGACAGC from Thermococcus sp. MV5 includes:
- a CDS encoding glycosyltransferase family 2 protein, with translation MKTLIVIPAYNEELTIGSVVALARKYGDVLVVDDGSNDRTSEIAKEAGALVIRHKTNLGKGRALKTAFEYALSREYDAIVTMDADGQHNPDEIPLLLDPITKGEVDLVIGSRYLNGSKKEIPLYRRLGLWVLNKSTKVASNIDVDSQSGFRAMNRKALEKLDLNSNGYSIETDMIVKASERGIRLMEVPITVRYDVPNKHKKNPFTHGLGVLASIVSLIGYKRPLLLFGVLSMMSFIIAGILGYLALEPYYKGGNVYLTQAIGAGIFTIIGIQLFVAGLTLNVLARMVRE
- a CDS encoding STT3 domain-containing protein, translating into MKFEDLFKPRVALPVLTVITLILRLIPLRHEYMLGYDPYFHLAYIEEALKAGEWFNFLTIAGGPWGAKIAHPIGLYLAPAYVYKFLKIFGVSLYNAFRITPVIFGALTVIFFYLALLKLYDEKKAFFASLFLALSFGHVFRSMANYYRGDNYMLFWYSVALFGIGYALYMKEKFGNKRLMFYIVPTMASGLASIFWQAYYPIFIFLLANAVFLAAGTFILDEKENLLDALALALSTVLGAFIANYLGGKFGYGMLGHDQMGKRVAEKLLLEFDTIKDAYLLVHVKYLVPLSIAFIALLFLLSKFVRDKKVRIGVLIGLAVLGIFVLFYRFEALKDLSTGFGIFKEAPIQETQPSSFNDLWKAFSISLFLIPLFFLRFYPNRTSISDFLVLGLILPSLYMIKTWTRFLFIGSMAIALMAGIGVVELYEILKPQLNERKLQALGVGLLVLLPAVNGAFAINETYSLTPYMNEHWERALTWLGENSNENDIVMAWWDYGHFVTYYARRSPIAQGSPNSAVALYYLGKLDENWAMGLGVDYVVVSYYNFLKFGAIVETANRHPKYNITEKYGLIVLPLTSTIGALVFQRENYRITAKPGKTWNVVVNLKGQAIAPKELYVEYKGQVVKPNLSISNTNTYLYINLDYKYAIFMNEEAFNTTLARLFIRPEEPYEVVYSDGGVVKILKLKHPNVKVEKDGEKVILRFENATGTGVGIWGFLDNGTLVFKKWYNVKGMEEFELPEEVNGTVIRYAYALGRKIVDRGIFRRS
- a CDS encoding UPF0175 family protein; translated protein: MVSIMSEVSVSIPQDLIRILKISERDLPRMVRLYLVIELYREGKISLGKAAEIAGITRWEMMEVLSSKGVPLQYDEDDLKEDIDTLERVL
- a CDS encoding DUF58 domain-containing protein, whose protein sequence is MKREDLIVILSLLLVLEGYLGDNIAPALLGFSLTIYLFMLRSKVDFDIRGERIVKNTNIEEDKIGEIEIKLENKGENAIVKIIESTEDFEVSGISPSLIERGKSRDFTYYIKPKYKGEFLLRPVKVIAEDERGLYFEELEIGSEERINIYPSVESIKEAARADYNMRLAELYRKSQFVGTEGIEIKDLREYQHGDDFKRIDWKASMRLGELIIREMLKESDADVYIFVDNTSEMRKGIKMAKVDYASTLALQLATTLIKNYRVGMVIYDEDKADFIKAAKSMAHLENMRRKLNLRWKRGIMSLRAKLEVKLSRKGRSFLSKVLPLKKGRRGSKGIFEGISLIKQPSFLIFISDLNNPSDLYKAIAQAKWNHKVLLLSPNPVLFYGGELDRETLKRLYRAYLEREKVLKKFNALVPTIDLGPSDYIREIAKVV
- a CDS encoding MoxR family ATPase, producing MEGKEFMEMLKKEISKAIVGKEIVIELLTIALLSEGHVLIEGIPGVAKTTIAKAFSNAIGLRFSRIQLTPDLLPADIIGIFYYDQKTGEWTIKHGPIFANVILADEINRAQPKTQSALLEAMQERQVTIEGVTHKLPEPFLVIATMNPLEHEGVYILPEAQLDRFMLKIEVGFPDKDEEIRLLKRKSKGEFWEVNPIITHEELLELMKKVKEVNASDEIIEYIYAIVSKTRSDERLLFGASPRAGEHLLYAAKASAFLDGRDYVIPDDVKKVAPAVLSHRLLLKAEYELEGTNTKEIIREVLEETEVPV
- a CDS encoding DUF4350 domain-containing protein, whose product is MNRVFYAIMLIVGVSMIIMPLSVPVFKSSAEYSVLNTDWNGVSSFGRLLYSKGEIVPVLSTYESMGLGERKGTLIIVGPNLDFTNEEIWELKRFLENGNTLILADDFGTGNEILEGLGVEQRFGRGELITPIYSKNYQYPITAEIADPDLAKNVERIVMYNPSVILNSENALVYTPNSSIFRNSYGAFAIVEEVEYGEGEIILISDPDIFTNSLFRENEEFIKNLLDYTGGPFFIDEAHHRDFNPYSSGTITIRRALNRELVFYYILFVAIIAFIVETGLWLRVLEKILGLFFRFFKEEKESLEEIIKSLEKEGLSRELVLKIINEIKSGSKLGGNHGR